From the Pontibaca methylaminivorans genome, the window GTCCGAGTCGAGCACGCACTCCCCGGTCAGGCGGATGTTCACATCGGGCGCGATCTCGGAAAACTGCGCGATCAGTTCACCAAGCAGTTCGGTCAGCGACCCGTAACCCAGCAGCATCGGCCGCAGGGTGTTGATGGCGTCGCGGGCGCTGTCGCGCACCGCATGGGCGTGAATCTCGGTCGCGCGCAGCGCCTCGTCAAGCTGCCCGCGCCCCGCGCCGTTCACGCTCTGCACCGCATCGCGGGCCTCGGCCAGCGCCGCGTTCAGGGCAAACAGCCGCGGCCCCATCTCGTCATGCAGATCCGAGGCGATCTTGGCCCGTTCGGCTTCCGAAAGGGTCAGCAGGCGGGTCTGCAGCAGGTCGTTCTCGCGATGCTCCGCCTGCAGATGGGTCGCAAGGTCGTTGACCCCCCGCGCGAGGGCGGAAAATTCGGTCAGGCAGTCATCCGGGGCGCGGCAGCTCATGTCGCCGCGGCGCACCGCCGCCAGCGCGTCGAGCAGCCGCCGCAGCCGCCGCAGGATCAGCCGGTTGACCGCCACGATCAGCCCGACCACCCCGAACACCGCCATGACCAGCATGGGCACGACCAGGCGAAAATTGTTCCAAAGCTCCGTGATCCGCGCACTCGGGTCCGAAACGATCAGCACGTTGCTGGGAAGATTGGGGTGCGGAACCTGAATCTGGTCCATCTGCAGCGGCGGGCGCAGCAGCGCATCGAACCATTCGGGCACCTCGGGCGAGGACAGCACGCTGCCCACCGCCGGCGGCGCGGCGCGCGCGATGCGCCCCGGAAAGACGATATCGACCGCCACATGCGGCATGGCGCCGATTTCCTCGGCCACCCGCGTTGCCTCGCGGATCATCTGATGCGCGTCATGGGTAAAGGTCATCCGCTGCGCCGCCGCCTGCCGCGCGGCATGAAAGGCTGCCGCGGTTTCCGCCTCGATCGAACGGCGCGCGTTCAGCATGAGAACCGCCATCACCGCACCGCAGAGCGCAAGCCCGCCGAGAACGGAAAACGCGGTCGCCAGCCCGTTCAGCGACAGCCGCCGCTGCGGCACCAGCACCGCGATCCAGCGGATGATGTCCAGACCGAAACGGTCTTCGACATGAATCACGATCCTTCCCCGGTCGCCATCGCCACCGCCTCCGCATGGTTGCGCCCCTGCCGGCGCTGGACGCGATAAAGCTGGATCACCGCGGCGAGGCTGTCCTCGGCCCGGTGCCGGTCGGATGCGAGATCATCGAGCAACTGACGCAGGCCCAGCCCCGGCCCGTCGTTGCGTTCGATCTCGCGCCAGAGCTGCAGCACGCGATTGGCGATCATGCGCGGGCTCTCGCTGTAGTCGTCGCCCAGCCGCCGGAAACCCGGTGCGAGATCGTCACCGGCGGCCCCGCTGCGGCGCGCGAGAAAGACGAGAGGCGCCTCGGATTCCTCCACCCGCAGCCAGTCGTCGCCCCGCTCCGCCTCCGGCTCGCTGATGGCGGCGGTGCCGGGCTCGCTTTCTCCCGCGAGCGTCTCGTCCTCGTCCTCATAGCAGCCCGGCAGCATCAGCATCATGACCAGACCCACGGCCATGACCCAGTTGCCACCGGAGATTTCCTGACGCATGCCTCTGCCCCGCTGCGACAATGATTCGCGTTCATACTATAGCAGCGGTCTGGCAAAGAGCCCGGACATGACCTCGGGATTCGGCGGTTTCAAGCGGAAATGGCCGGATTTCGCCCTCTTCCCCTTTCTCTTTCCCCGGCAATCCGGGGCATTTCCCCCCTGCGGGATGGGACATTTGCCCCGTGCAATTCGAGGCGCATCGCCCAAAGACAGCCTTCCCCACTCTATGCTCCAATCAGGCTGCGCAGGACCGCTGCCGGCAGGGCACCGGTCAAGATGCAGGATTGCGCCGACCGGGAGGGGGGAGACTTCGGTCCGGTTCCGGGACGGCGCAGCAACGGGAGAGGATCATATGAAAATGACACTTCGCAAGGCGATGTTGCGTGCTTCGCCGCTGACCTTGCTCAGCGCGGTGGTGGTGGGCACGCTCGGGCTGCAGCCGGCACAGGCGAATGACAAGCTGATCGAGCTGGCCGAGGATCCGGCGAACTGGGTCATGCCCGGGCGCGACTATGACGAGCGCAACTATTCCGTGATGGACGAGATCAACAAGGAGAACGTCGGTTCGCTGCGTCCGGCCTGGTCCTTCTCGACCGGGGTGCTGCACGGCCACGAGGGCACGCCGCTGGTGGTCGATGGCAAGATGTATGTCCACACGCCGTTCCCCAACACCGTCTTTGCGCTCGATCTGGACGATCCGGGCCGGATCCTGTGGCAGAACAAGCCGCAGCAGGATCCGACCGCGCGCACCGTGGCCTGCTGTGACGTGGTGAACCGGGGCCTGGCCTACTGGCCCGGGGATGACGACATGGGGCCGCTGATC encodes:
- a CDS encoding sensor histidine kinase produces the protein MIHVEDRFGLDIIRWIAVLVPQRRLSLNGLATAFSVLGGLALCGAVMAVLMLNARRSIEAETAAAFHAARQAAAQRMTFTHDAHQMIREATRVAEEIGAMPHVAVDIVFPGRIARAAPPAVGSVLSSPEVPEWFDALLRPPLQMDQIQVPHPNLPSNVLIVSDPSARITELWNNFRLVVPMLVMAVFGVVGLIVAVNRLILRRLRRLLDALAAVRRGDMSCRAPDDCLTEFSALARGVNDLATHLQAEHRENDLLQTRLLTLSEAERAKIASDLHDEMGPRLFALNAALAEARDAVQSVNGAGRGQLDEALRATEIHAHAVRDSARDAINTLRPMLLGYGSLTELLGELIAQFSEIAPDVNIRLTGECVLDSDELSELSIYRFVRESLLNAVRHGKAGNIRVSLRTEHGPGPGGEIRRSPGHGSDAGCVSQIVVRVSDDGCGPPTAPVRHGYGLIGIRDRARALGATYVAPCRDGAWTITELRMPFQCLFLP